A region of Plectropomus leopardus isolate mb chromosome 16, YSFRI_Pleo_2.0, whole genome shotgun sequence DNA encodes the following proteins:
- the pax1b gene encoding paired box protein Pax-1 isoform X2, translating to MEQSYGEVNQLGGMFVNGRPLPNPVRLRIVELAQLGMRPCDISRQLRVSHGCVSKILARYNDTGSILPGAIGGSKPRVTTPAVVKRIRDYKQGDPGIFAWEIRDRLLSDGVCDKYNVPSVSSISRILRNKIGTLSQPHESSKPAQTQLQYGHMYPYSSYSGPAVTPTGTRTGSGPAGHVGLPRSWHNILAFMDPAALRGSDGHAAKMEDWTSMTSMTSSRPFPSGVSGAEKTNNEPDLKFQQQSSGYVSACAYSPPNQYGMYGGPAANYMSAGHHWPPQTPSLTPSLTHSQAHLSPSAPLEAADFHTSFKLPQRDEDRKPPSPLYKHHRLSSAS from the exons ATGG AGCAGAGCTACGGGGAGGTGAACCAGCTCGGCGGGATGTTCGTTAACGGCCGGCCGCTGCCTAACCCGGTGCGGCTGCGCATCGTGGAGCTCGCGCAGCTCGGCATGCGGCCCTGCGACATCAGCCGCCAGCTGCGCGTGTCCCACGGCTGCGTGTCCAAGATCCTGGCCCGCTACAACGACACCGGCTCCATCCTGCCCGGAGCCATCGGCGGCAGCAAACCCCGGGTTACCACCCCCGCCGTGGTCAAGAGAATCCGGGACTACAAGCAGGGAGACCCGGGCATCTTCGCCTGGGAGATCCGGGACCGGCTGCTGTCGGACGGCGTTTGTGACAAGTACAACGTGCCGTCTGTGAGCTCCATCAGCCGGATACTCAGGAATAAAATCGGGACTCTTTCACAGCCGCATGAGAGCAGCAAACCGGCTCAGACTCAGCTCCAGTACGGACACATGTACCCGTACTCCTCCTACAGCGGGCCCGCGGTGACCCCCACCGGGACCAGGACCGGCAGCGGCCCCGCAGGACACGTCGGTCTGCCGCGGAGCTGGCACAACATTCTGGCCTTCATGGACCCCGCAG CACTACGTGGATCTGATGGACATGCAGCCAAAATGGAGGATTGGACCAGTATGACCAGTATGACCAGCAGCAGACCGTTTCCCTCTGGAGTCAGTGGAGCGGAGAAAACCAACAATGAGCCGGACCTTAAATTCCAACAGCAG TCTTCTGGTTATGTCTCAGCTTGTGCGTATTCCCCACCAAACCAGTATGGCATGTATGGAGGTCCAGCAGCCAACTACATGAGCGCTGGTCACCACTGGCCGCCCCAGACTCCCAGTCTCACTCCCAGTCTGACTCACAGTCAGGCTCATCTCAGCCCTTCAGCTCCACTGGAGGCTGCAGATTTCCACACATCCTTCAAACTTCCACAAAGAGATG aggaCAGGAAACCTCCAAGTCCTCTGTACAAACATCACAGATTGTCTTCAGCCTCGTGA
- the pax1b gene encoding paired box protein Pax-1 isoform X1, whose translation MEQSYGEVNQLGGMFVNGRPLPNPVRLRIVELAQLGMRPCDISRQLRVSHGCVSKILARYNDTGSILPGAIGGSKPRVTTPAVVKRIRDYKQGDPGIFAWEIRDRLLSDGVCDKYNVPSVSSISRILRNKIGTLSQPHESSKPAQTQLQYGHMYPYSSYSGPAVTPTGTRTGSGPAGHVGLPRSWHNILAFMDPAALRGSDGHAAKMEDWTSMTSMTSSRPFPSGVSGAEKTNNEPDLKFQQQSSGYVSACAYSPPNQYGMYGGPAANYMSAGHHWPPQTPSLTPSLTHSQAHLSPSAPLEAADFHTSFKLPQRDELGWGTIGFRAVYGPRHHLIRPATQLKK comes from the exons ATGG AGCAGAGCTACGGGGAGGTGAACCAGCTCGGCGGGATGTTCGTTAACGGCCGGCCGCTGCCTAACCCGGTGCGGCTGCGCATCGTGGAGCTCGCGCAGCTCGGCATGCGGCCCTGCGACATCAGCCGCCAGCTGCGCGTGTCCCACGGCTGCGTGTCCAAGATCCTGGCCCGCTACAACGACACCGGCTCCATCCTGCCCGGAGCCATCGGCGGCAGCAAACCCCGGGTTACCACCCCCGCCGTGGTCAAGAGAATCCGGGACTACAAGCAGGGAGACCCGGGCATCTTCGCCTGGGAGATCCGGGACCGGCTGCTGTCGGACGGCGTTTGTGACAAGTACAACGTGCCGTCTGTGAGCTCCATCAGCCGGATACTCAGGAATAAAATCGGGACTCTTTCACAGCCGCATGAGAGCAGCAAACCGGCTCAGACTCAGCTCCAGTACGGACACATGTACCCGTACTCCTCCTACAGCGGGCCCGCGGTGACCCCCACCGGGACCAGGACCGGCAGCGGCCCCGCAGGACACGTCGGTCTGCCGCGGAGCTGGCACAACATTCTGGCCTTCATGGACCCCGCAG CACTACGTGGATCTGATGGACATGCAGCCAAAATGGAGGATTGGACCAGTATGACCAGTATGACCAGCAGCAGACCGTTTCCCTCTGGAGTCAGTGGAGCGGAGAAAACCAACAATGAGCCGGACCTTAAATTCCAACAGCAG TCTTCTGGTTATGTCTCAGCTTGTGCGTATTCCCCACCAAACCAGTATGGCATGTATGGAGGTCCAGCAGCCAACTACATGAGCGCTGGTCACCACTGGCCGCCCCAGACTCCCAGTCTCACTCCCAGTCTGACTCACAGTCAGGCTCATCTCAGCCCTTCAGCTCCACTGGAGGCTGCAGATTTCCACACATCCTTCAAACTTCCACAAAGAGATG agCTGGGGTGGGGAACCATCGGCTTCCGGGCCGTGTACGGCCCACGACACCATTTGATCCGGCCCGCCAcgcagttaaaaaaataa